In Hermetia illucens chromosome 1, iHerIll2.2.curated.20191125, whole genome shotgun sequence, one genomic interval encodes:
- the LOC119646726 gene encoding transcription initiation factor TFIID subunit 13: MSGSALQVDENFDGGEFDEDELGEVQIQTSAGRKRLFSKELRCMMYGFGDDKNPYTESVDLLEDLVIEYITETTHRAMEIGRTGRVQVEDIIFLVRKDARKYARVKDLLTMNEELKKARKAFDEIKYVGNEAKLK; encoded by the exons ATGTCGGGATCTGCATTGCAAGTAGATGAGAATTTCGATGGTGGAGAG TTCGACGAAGACGAGCTAGGTGAGGTACAAATTCAAACTTCAGCTGGTCGCAAAAGATTATTTAGCAAAGAACTTCGTTGTATGATGTACGGATTCGGAGATGATAAAAATCCTTATACTGAAAGTGTTGATCTCCTGGAGGACCTTGTTATTGAATACATAACCGAAACAACTCATAG AGCCATGGAGATAGGTCGTACTGGACGAGTTCAAGTAGAAGATATTATTTTCTTGGTGCGAAAAGATGCTCGAAAATACGCTCGTGTAAAAGATTTGCTGACAATGAACGAAGAATTGAAGAAAGCCCGCAAAGCGTTCGATGAAATTAAATATGTTG gTAACGAGGCTAAGCTTAAATGA
- the LOC119646725 gene encoding protein nessun dorma produces the protein MEVFEYNKSLLTRLEEATEVLNCTSSRVGASDVASQWAYYIECYVEPSGWQALWAMPRLICEELDIKYPTTVYGVVDEVLSTDLTAVFTVLAVDEVIELPKNQIVNLIDLWPVKNQENIELNAEVTADCLDKLRFFYNHIWMPWDNDCDDDINWTEKHLQSRIRFYFDLKRKDMRRCVAAHIRTLIVEAKYIQSKREYLEMDLSDKEDDVESDQQLDDSQITDLMRLHFRLTMIKSQFEMLENPMLRRIYENIMFDDHKYLKHALKLEKKELRRSLEGEKAKAYIVTQLRTLTEQLKYLEKAQEIIEPGKCVQMSKSLKDVLDFCNPSDHIYLPPGVHIMSFLEYFNDNGLICGLTTDISYNNPEYFAATPQEHDVIVTTQDSDSILLIFDGNFTIKNVILDCRTARCGAMVKNGTVTFENCLIIGDGKSSTKHGITVCNEGKLILNGCLIRDVAQGIVLRDDATVHMKDTNVFNCRYGLQVEDGTEVKFDKVSFVGTKYCGIYYLTNCLNNKVEEQTIVHDELYSMKNDLCESLPWSGDCTFENASRNVVLINKQASLVSGHVADVISDSMEDSYVMNAH, from the exons ATGGAAGTATTTGAGTATAATAAAAGTCTGCTCACACGGCTTGAGGAGGCCACGGAAGTACTAAATTGCACAAGTTCCCGCGTTGGAGCTTCCGATGTCGCCTCGCAATGGGCCTACTACATTGAATGTTACGTTGAACCCTCAG GGTGGCAAGCACTATGGGCGATGCCCAGGCTGATCTGCGAGGAACTCGACATCAAGTACCCGACAACGGTCTACGGAGTGGTTGACGAAGTGCTTTCAACGGACCTAACTGCAGTTTTCACAGTTCTTGCCGTCGATGAAGTAATTGAACTGCCCAAAAACCAAATAGTGAACCTGATAGATCTGTGGCCGGTCAAGAACCAAGAAAACATCGAGCTAAATGCAGAGGTTACAGCAGACTGCCTCGATAAGCTAAG ATTTTTCTACAACCACATCTGGATGCCATGGGATAATGACTGCGACGATGACATAAACTGGACGGAGAAGCACCTGCAGTCTCGGATACGCTTTTACTTCGACTTGAAGCGGAAAGACATGAGGCGTTGTGTGGCTGCGCACATCCGGACGCTTATCGTTGAGGCAAAGTACATCCAAAGCAAAAGAGAATATCTCGAAATGGACCTGAGCGACAAAGAAGATGATGTGGAAAGTGATCAGCAACTGGATGATTCGCAAATCACGGATCTAATGCGTTTGCACTTCCGCCTGACCATGATCAAGAGCCAATTCGAAATGCTCGAGAACCCGATGTTGAGGAGAATCTACGAAAATATTATGTTCGACGATCATAAGTACTTGAAACACGCCCTGAAGTTGGAGAAGAAGGAACTGCGACGTTCACTGGAAGGCGAGAAGGCAAAGGCGTACATTGTTACGCAGCTGCGTACGTTGACGGAGCAGCTCAAATACCTAGAAAAGGCTCAGGAAATCATCGAACCCGGAAAGTGCGTGCAAATGAGCAAGTCACTGAAG GACGTTCTTGACTTCTGCAATCCATCGGACCACATCTATCTTCCGCCAGGCGTTCATATCATGTCCTTCCTAGAATATTTTAACGATAATGGCTTGATTTGCGGCTTAACCACTGATATCAGTTACAACAATCCAGAATATTTCGCAGCTACACCCCAAGAACACGATGTGATTGTAACTACCCAAGACTCGGACAGCATCCTTTTGATATTTGATGGGAATTTCACAATAAAGAATGTAATCCTCGATTGCAGAACTGCTCGCTGTGGAGCTATGGTAAAAAATGGCACCGTCACCTTCGAGAATTGTCTTATAATAGGCGATGGAAAATCGAGTACGAAGCATGGAATAACCGTTTGCAATGAGGGGAAGCTGATTTTGAACGGATGCTTGATTAGAGATGTCGCTCAAGGAATAGTTCTGCGGGACGATGCCACGGTGCATATGAAAGACACAAATGTGTTCAACTGTCGTTACGGCCTGCAAGTGGAGGACGGCACTGAAGTGAAGTTCGACAAAGTCTCTTTTGTGGGTACGAAGTACTGCGGGATCTATTATCTTACGAATTGTCTCAACAACAAAGTAGAAGAGCAAACCATCGTACACGACGAGCTCtattcaatgaaaaa TGATTTGTGCGAAAGTCTTCCGTGGTCAGGAGATTGTACATTCGAGAACGCTAGCCGGAATGTGGTGCTTATCAACAAGCAAGCAAGTCTGGTCTCAGGACATGTAGCAGATGTAATATCGGACAGCATGGAAGAT AGTTACGTAATGAATGCGCACTAG